The Mycolicibacterium flavescens genome has a segment encoding these proteins:
- a CDS encoding lipid A biosynthesis lauroyl acyltransferase, with the protein MTTSPSGPSAIANPLGGRLADWGYATGWRMVRAMPEFFARNTFDAGAHFAARGGGPEQLRKNLARVVGVPPEQVPDGLIRASLASYARYWREAFRLPTMDHEAIARELVVDDVDLLWAALDAGRGAVLSLPHSGNWDMAGVWLAQNYGTFTTVAERLKPESLYNRFVAYREGLGFEVVPLTGGDRPPFEVLAERLRDNRPVCLMADRDLSRSGVEVDFFGEPTRMPAGSAKLAIETGAALFPVHCWFEGDGWGMRVFPEIDTSSGDVTVITQALADRFARNIAAHPADWHMMQPQWLADLSAERRARLEASP; encoded by the coding sequence GTGACGACCAGCCCCTCGGGACCGTCGGCCATTGCCAACCCGCTGGGTGGCCGGTTGGCGGACTGGGGGTACGCGACGGGCTGGCGGATGGTGCGCGCGATGCCGGAATTCTTCGCACGCAACACATTTGATGCCGGTGCTCACTTCGCGGCGCGCGGCGGTGGGCCCGAACAGCTGCGCAAGAACCTGGCCCGTGTCGTCGGTGTACCGCCCGAGCAGGTGCCCGACGGCCTGATTCGTGCTTCGCTTGCCTCCTACGCCCGATACTGGCGGGAGGCTTTCCGATTGCCGACGATGGACCACGAGGCGATCGCCCGCGAACTCGTCGTCGACGACGTCGACCTGCTGTGGGCCGCGTTGGACGCCGGCCGCGGCGCGGTGCTGTCGCTGCCGCACAGCGGCAACTGGGACATGGCAGGGGTCTGGCTGGCCCAGAACTACGGCACGTTCACCACGGTGGCCGAACGCCTCAAGCCCGAGTCGCTGTACAACCGCTTCGTCGCGTACCGGGAGGGTCTGGGATTCGAAGTCGTCCCGCTGACCGGCGGTGACCGGCCGCCGTTCGAGGTGCTTGCCGAGCGGTTACGCGACAACCGGCCGGTATGCCTGATGGCCGACCGTGACCTCAGCCGCAGCGGGGTCGAGGTCGATTTCTTCGGCGAACCCACGCGCATGCCCGCGGGCTCGGCCAAACTCGCCATCGAGACCGGGGCGGCACTGTTCCCGGTGCACTGCTGGTTCGAAGGCGATGGGTGGGGCATGCGCGTGTTTCCCGAGATCGACACGTCATCGGGCGACGTCACCGTCATCACCCAGGCGTTGGCCGACCGGTTCGCCCGCAACATCGCCGCCCACCCGGCCGACTGGCACATGATGCAACCGCAGTGGCTGGCCGACCTGTCGGCGGAGCGACGGGCGAGGCTGGAGGCCAGCCCGTGA
- the pgsA gene encoding phosphatidylglycerophosphate synthase — protein MSNFYLMTRAAYEKISTPIAKGALRAGFTPDSITILGTAGSVLGALTLYPIGHLWWGSFVVWLFVLADMLDGAMARQRGGGTRFGAVLDATCDRISDGAIFCGLLWWAAFGLQSASLVVATAICLVTSQVISYIKARAEASGLSGEGGLIERPERLIIVLLGAGLSGLFGVVWLLHIAMWVLAVTSLVTLGQRVHSVRTSPGAMDRIAKPEATDAGGDEPEADEP, from the coding sequence GTGAGCAACTTCTACCTGATGACCCGCGCGGCGTACGAGAAGATCAGCACGCCGATTGCCAAGGGTGCGCTGCGCGCGGGGTTCACCCCGGACAGCATCACGATTCTGGGCACCGCGGGGTCGGTGCTGGGGGCGTTGACGCTGTACCCGATCGGTCATCTGTGGTGGGGCTCGTTCGTCGTGTGGCTCTTCGTGCTGGCCGACATGCTCGACGGTGCGATGGCCCGCCAGCGCGGCGGAGGCACCCGATTCGGGGCGGTGCTGGACGCCACCTGCGACCGCATCAGCGACGGCGCCATCTTCTGCGGGCTGCTGTGGTGGGCGGCGTTCGGGCTGCAGAGCGCATCGCTGGTGGTCGCGACGGCGATCTGCCTGGTGACCTCGCAGGTCATCTCCTACATCAAGGCCAGGGCCGAAGCCAGCGGACTGTCGGGGGAGGGCGGTCTGATCGAACGTCCGGAGCGGCTGATCATCGTGCTGCTGGGTGCGGGACTATCCGGTCTGTTCGGGGTGGTGTGGCTGCTGCACATCGCGATGTGGGTGCTCGCGGTGACCAGCCTGGTGACGCTGGGTCAGCGTGTGCACAGCGTGCGGACCTCACCGGGAGCGATGGACCGAATCGCCAAACCCGAGGCCACCGACGCGGGCGGGGACGAACCGGAGGCGGACGAGCCGTGA
- a CDS encoding HIT family hydrolase, diadenosine tetraphosphate hydrolase: MSAEEQADSGIDEHTVVDRGAGDPDHLQRLWTPHRMSYIAEAPMKGGSAGSGKSRQPFTDIPTMPDEEGLVVARGESVYIVLNLYPYNPGHSMVVPYRRVSELEDLNPDESFELISFTQKLIRVIKSVSHPHGFNVGLNLGQSAGGSLADHLHMHVVPRWSGDANFITIIGGSKAVPQLLRETRELLATEWARQQ; this comes from the coding sequence GTGAGCGCCGAAGAGCAAGCCGACAGCGGCATCGACGAGCACACGGTGGTCGACCGCGGCGCCGGCGACCCCGACCATCTGCAGCGGCTCTGGACGCCGCACCGGATGAGCTACATCGCCGAAGCGCCCATGAAGGGCGGGTCGGCGGGTTCGGGCAAGTCCCGCCAGCCGTTCACCGACATCCCCACGATGCCCGACGAGGAGGGACTGGTCGTCGCGCGCGGCGAGTCCGTCTACATCGTGCTCAACCTCTACCCGTACAACCCGGGGCACTCGATGGTGGTGCCCTACCGACGGGTGTCGGAATTGGAGGACCTCAACCCCGACGAGAGTTTCGAGCTGATCTCGTTCACGCAGAAGCTGATTCGCGTGATCAAGTCGGTCTCTCACCCGCACGGTTTCAACGTCGGGCTCAACCTGGGCCAGTCCGCGGGCGGCTCGCTGGCCGACCATCTGCACATGCACGTGGTCCCCCGCTGGAGCGGCGACGCGAACTTCATCACGATCATCGGCGGCTCGAAAGCGGTGCCGCAGTTGCTGCGTGAGACCCGTGAACTGCTGGCCACCGAGTGGGCGAGACAGCAGTGA
- the thrS gene encoding Ser-tRNA(Thr) hydrolase, whose amino-acid sequence MSAATNRTPAAPIRVAAGTTAGEAVREAGLPSRGASDAIVVVRDAEGRLRDLSWAPDTDVEVTPVAADTDDGRSVLRHSTAHVLAQAVQDLFPQAKLGIGPPIADGFYYDFDVERAFTPEDLAALEKRMRQIVKEGQLFSRRVYESKDQAREELANEPYKLELVDDKSGDPDVMEVGGDELTAYDNLNPRTRDRVWGDLCRGPHIPTTKYIPAFKLTRSSAAYWRGNQNNASLQRIYGTAWESQEALDKHLELIEEAQRRDHRKLGAELDLFSFPDEIGSGLAVFHPKGGIIRRELEDYSRRKHIEAGYQFVNTPHITKAELFKISGHLDWYADGMFPPMHLDAELDPDGTVRKPGQDYYLKPMNCPMHCLIFRSRGRSYRELPLRLFEFGTVYRYELSGVIHGLTRVRGLTMDDSHIYCTREQMRDELTSLLHFILDLLADYGLTDFYLELSTKDPEKFVGSDELWEEATNVLAEVGAASGLDLVPDPGGAAFYGPKISVQVKDALGRSWQMSTIQLDFNFPERFELEYTAADGSRQRPVMIHRALFGSIERFFGILTEHYAGAFPAWLAPVQVVGIPVADDHVPYLNGLATQLKMKGVRVEVDASDDRMAKKIVNHTNQKVPFMLVAGDRDVEADAVSFRLGDRTQINGVPRDKAVAAITDWIASRRNAAPTAELLEAGTAK is encoded by the coding sequence ATGAGCGCCGCCACCAACCGCACCCCAGCAGCCCCGATCCGGGTCGCTGCCGGGACGACTGCGGGGGAGGCGGTGCGCGAGGCGGGCCTGCCGAGCCGGGGCGCATCCGACGCGATCGTCGTCGTCCGCGACGCCGAGGGCCGGCTGCGCGATCTGTCGTGGGCGCCCGACACCGACGTCGAGGTGACTCCCGTGGCCGCCGACACCGACGACGGCCGCAGCGTGCTCCGGCACTCCACCGCGCACGTGCTCGCACAGGCCGTGCAGGACCTCTTCCCGCAGGCCAAGCTCGGCATCGGTCCGCCCATCGCCGACGGCTTCTACTACGACTTCGACGTCGAGCGCGCGTTCACGCCCGAAGACCTCGCTGCGCTGGAGAAGCGCATGCGCCAGATCGTCAAGGAAGGCCAGCTGTTCTCCCGGCGCGTCTACGAGTCGAAAGACCAAGCGCGCGAAGAACTCGCCAACGAGCCCTACAAGCTCGAGCTGGTGGACGACAAGTCCGGCGACCCCGACGTGATGGAGGTCGGTGGGGACGAGCTGACCGCCTACGACAACCTCAATCCCCGTACCCGCGACCGTGTTTGGGGCGATCTGTGCCGCGGTCCCCACATCCCGACGACGAAATACATCCCGGCGTTCAAGCTCACCCGCAGCTCGGCGGCCTACTGGCGCGGTAACCAGAACAACGCCAGCCTGCAGCGGATCTACGGCACCGCCTGGGAGTCGCAGGAGGCGCTCGACAAGCACCTCGAGCTCATCGAGGAGGCGCAACGCCGCGACCATCGCAAGCTCGGCGCCGAGCTTGACCTGTTCAGCTTCCCGGACGAAATCGGTTCGGGGCTGGCGGTTTTCCACCCCAAGGGTGGGATCATCCGCCGTGAGCTCGAGGACTACTCGCGGCGCAAGCACATCGAGGCCGGCTACCAGTTCGTCAACACCCCGCACATCACCAAGGCCGAGCTGTTCAAGATCTCCGGCCACCTCGATTGGTATGCCGACGGCATGTTCCCGCCGATGCATCTCGACGCGGAACTCGACCCCGACGGCACGGTGCGTAAACCCGGCCAGGACTACTACCTCAAGCCGATGAACTGCCCCATGCACTGCCTGATCTTCCGCTCGCGTGGGCGTTCGTACCGCGAACTTCCGTTGCGTCTCTTCGAATTCGGCACGGTGTATCGCTACGAGCTCTCCGGCGTCATACACGGGTTGACGCGGGTGCGCGGGCTGACGATGGACGACTCGCACATCTACTGCACCCGCGAACAGATGCGCGACGAGCTGACCTCACTGCTGCACTTCATCCTCGACCTGCTCGCCGATTACGGCCTGACCGACTTCTATCTCGAGCTGTCGACGAAGGACCCCGAGAAGTTCGTCGGCTCCGACGAGCTGTGGGAGGAGGCCACCAACGTGCTGGCCGAGGTCGGCGCCGCCTCGGGGCTCGACCTCGTGCCCGATCCCGGCGGCGCGGCGTTCTACGGCCCGAAGATCTCGGTGCAGGTCAAAGACGCGCTCGGCCGCAGCTGGCAGATGTCGACCATTCAGCTGGACTTCAACTTCCCGGAGCGCTTCGAGCTGGAGTACACCGCCGCGGACGGATCGCGACAGCGACCCGTGATGATCCACCGCGCGCTGTTCGGCTCGATCGAGCGGTTCTTCGGCATCCTCACCGAGCACTACGCCGGAGCCTTCCCGGCGTGGCTGGCGCCCGTGCAGGTGGTCGGCATCCCCGTCGCCGACGACCACGTTCCCTACCTGAATGGCCTTGCGACGCAACTGAAGATGAAGGGTGTCCGGGTTGAGGTGGACGCCAGCGACGACCGGATGGCCAAGAAGATCGTCAACCACACCAACCAGAAGGTGCCGTTCATGTTGGTGGCGGGGGACCGCGACGTCGAAGCCGACGCCGTCAGCTTCCGCTTAGGTGACCGCACGCAGATCAACGGTGTACCGCGCGACAAGGCCGTCGCCGCGATCACCGACTGGATCGCCAGCCGTCGAAACGCCGCTCCCACAGCCGAACTGCTCGAGGCGGGTACCGCCAAGTGA
- a CDS encoding TIGR02611 family protein produces the protein MNAAEVKRRLGRWRDRVRDRRSINFAYRIGVGVVGAVVLGLGILAIPYPGPGWAIVFVGLGILATEFEWARRLLGYAKERYDKAMDWFHRQHSIVQIIGGVFTALVVFATLWLLGAVHFFGDLVGLEHKLLQSPLGIGS, from the coding sequence GTGAACGCCGCCGAGGTGAAACGGCGTCTTGGGCGGTGGCGCGACCGGGTCCGGGACCGTCGCTCGATCAACTTCGCCTACCGCATCGGGGTGGGCGTCGTCGGTGCCGTGGTCCTCGGGCTGGGCATCCTGGCCATCCCGTACCCGGGCCCGGGCTGGGCGATCGTCTTCGTCGGCCTCGGCATCTTGGCCACCGAGTTCGAGTGGGCGCGACGCCTGCTGGGCTACGCCAAGGAGCGCTACGACAAGGCGATGGACTGGTTTCATCGTCAGCACAGCATCGTCCAGATCATCGGCGGAGTGTTCACCGCGCTGGTGGTGTTCGCCACGCTGTGGCTGTTGGGCGCGGTCCACTTCTTCGGCGACCTCGTCGGGCTGGAGCACAAGCTGCTTCAGAGCCCTCTGGGCATCGGATCCTGA